Within the Cinclus cinclus chromosome 12, bCinCin1.1, whole genome shotgun sequence genome, the region CAGCCTTTGGTAACCAAACCCACTTTCTTCAAAAAGTGTGTTTGTTTCTGAACTATCTGTgtatatttctattttcagtgCCAGATTTCAGGCAGCAGAGTTAACTTGCTCTTGAATTTAAACATCCCATGGTTTATGTATTCCTTCCCAAATGTGGTGGTTTAACCCCATCTGTCAATAAGTATCACTTGGGACACTTGCAGGCTCTCTCTCCCctgtgggaaggagaggagaatcagaaagaaaaataataaaacttgtgggttgaaataaaaacagttcAATAACTGATACaatataataataacaacaataacagCTGTAtcaaaaaggagagaaagaaataaaacctcaCAAGTGATGCACAATACAGTGCTCAGCACCTGCTGAGGGATGCCCAGCTAGTTCCTGAGCAGTGGTCAGCACCTCCTGGCCAATCCCCCCAGttgctgtgctgagcctgaCATTccatggtatggaatatcctgTGGCCACTTAGGGTCAGTTGTCCTGGTCATGCTCcttcccagcttcttgtgcacctgctggctggcagagcagggagacgCTGAGAAGTCCTTGACTTGGGGTAAGCACTGATGAGCAGCAATTCAAACAACAGCACATCAGCCTCTTATCAGCATTATTCTCAtgaaaaatccaaaccacagcacTCTACCAGCTGCTACAAAGAAAATCAACTCTATCTCAGCTGAGACCAAGATTCTCTCCAAAGAAGTGCTTTCTATTTCTCTATTTGCCTACTGACATAAATATTCAggacaaatacatatttttctttttattctgtagTGTTTGGAATGATCATTACCATTGGACAGTCTATTGTGTATGTAATGACTGGAATGTACGGAGACCCATCTGAGATGGGTGCTGGTATCTGCTTGCTTATCACAATCCAGGTAAATTCTAGTCTTCTCTACTTACTCTTCCCCTGAAAGGGTCAAAAGATCAGCCTTATGGACAGGCTGTTCCACATGCAGAGCAAGAGGCCCAAGTGTACCTGTTTCTTCACATATAGTTTAATCTTTTAatgcatattatttttttaacaaaattaaaaagactTGGAACTaatgctgtatttctttttcttttactgtagCTTTTTGTTGCTGGTTTGATAGTTCTGCTCTTGGATGAGCTGCTTCAGAAAGGATATGGTCTTGGTTCTGGCATCTCTCTCTTCATTGCTACCAATATCTGTGAGACCATTGTGTGGAAAGCATTCAGCCCCACCACAGTGAACACTGGGCGAGGTACTATGGCACAGTCTGTTTTCTTTACCAATAGTTTGTACAAAAaggcaactttttttttttttttttggcactgtTAACTTAATGCCAAATGCTGTTTCTACCATCTTGGCTGTGTAGTGAATCTTGCtaatgcagcagctgctgctgtgcaaagTGCAAgctcaaagacattttttctcAGTTTGTAGTAACTCACAAGGTATTTACCAAACTTGAATTTCTTACAGTGCCTTCATTAAAAGTCAGCTGTAGTAGACTGCCATTGTATTATGGTTGCTGTCCAACTTGCTGACCAAATATTAGCTGTTTCTTTCTGCTCCTTGTCTTTTTTACACTTTGTCCTAAAGACCTTGTTCTCCAAACTCCACTGGAGATGATCCTGTTTGCTGCTGTATAGTAGAGAACAGAAGTGAGGTTATGCCATTTGCTGTAATCCAAACAACAACTTGTGTCTCACCACAACTGACACTAGAAAGCCTGATGCTCTCTCTaagtttacttttttcctttgatcgggagaaggaaagaaagaactTGGTGCTTGTCAGTGTTTCTAGAAACCAATGAAGTTATTGCATGCTAGGTTATGATTTAGTTTCTAGGCCACTATAaggggattttaaaaaaatcttggaaataATGTAGATGATATGAAGGGTGACAGTATAAAAGCCTGAGAACATGCTTGAGAAGCAAAAGACTCAGAGATACGCCATTCTGAATCCTGTAGTTCAGAAGTATGGTTAATGAGCCAAAACACTGAAGCTTGAAGATAATCACAGCTCACctaactttttcttttcctttccaaggCATGGAATTTGAGGGAGCCATCATTGCTTTGTTCCATCTCCTGGCTACTCGCACAGACAAAGTCCGAGCCCTTCGTGAGGCCTTTTACCGTCAGAATCTTCCCAACCTCATGAATCTGATTGCCACCATCTTTGTCTTTGCAATTGTCATTTACTTCCAGGTCAGTTGGAATAATGGGCATTGTAAAACTATATGGAAGTAGGTCTGAAATTTGCTTCTTTCTACAAGAAATTATATATTCATGAAGCTCGTTTTTGTCCCTGCAGCATCGAGATGTTCATTATACGCTGCCTTCTCTTAATCAGTTTCCACACTTACTGTAGTCACACAGAGGACTAGAGTCTTACTTCGGTCTCTGTACAAAGAAACTAAAAACCAGATAAAAAGTACCCCAGGTGCATGTGATATTGTCTAACCCAAAAGCTATTGCTTTTTACTGGGAAACACTGAAGTTTTTAGGCCTGTGTACCTCTTACTGGTTGTTGCTGAAGAATATCGGAAGTgttaatgtttcttttcctggatGCTTTGTTCAGTCATCTTGAAACTTAAGATTTCTTCTGATGTCTAAATCTTTCATACCTTcttgtgtgtgggtgtgtgtttAGGCAACCATGCAGGCTTGCAGGCCCTTTGCACAAGAGTTCTCATGGAGAGGAGAGCCCTCTGGGCAGAGTATTTGTACTTGCACAAAATGATTGCAGGTTTCTTCTGTTGCTGTTAAGGCCTTGCACTTGAAATTTATGATCTCTCGTATGGGTTCACGTCCAGATGTAATGGGAGACTTTCTTTTGAAAACTTTTCAGGGCTTCAGAGTGGATCTTCCTATCAAATCTGCTCGCTACAGGGGCCAGTACAACACGTACCCTATCAAGTTGTTCTATACTTCCAACATTCCCATTATTCTCCAGtctgccctggtgtcaaactTGTACGTCATCTCCCAGATGCTTTCTGCCCGCTTCAGTGGCAACTTGCTGGTCAGCCTGCTGGGCACCTGGTCTGTGAGTATTCCTCCTCATCTTGCACACGTCTTCACAAGGGCACCATTGAAATGTGGGGTTGAAGAGATGATCTCTGAATATTAAGACACACTTTGATAGGTGGTCATGCACACTGAAACTCCTGAAGTAGTAATTTTTTTGAATTACTGGTAGCAATTGAGGCTTGCTGTGATGAATGTAAACGTGTGCTGCTGCAGTAGTAATGATGCAAAGTGACACAAAGGTGATATAAACTTTTCTAAGACTTGGCTTAATGGCTAAGAAATAGTGAGAAGATTGGTGActgcttgctttcttcttccAGGACACATCATCTGGAGGCCCTGCTCGTGCTTATCCAGTTGGTGGACTCTGTTATTACCTGTCACCTCCAGAGTCCTTTTCTTCAGTGTTGGAAGACCCTGTACATGCAGTTGTTTATATTGTATTTATGTTGGGCTCCTGTGCTTTCTTCTCCAAGACATGGATTGAAGTCTCTGGCTCCTCTGCCAAAGATGTAagtttaaaattacaaattatgTAAGCTTACATGTTGAAAACAGATGGGCTGTAAGAATAAGACTGACTTTCTTCTGAAAAAGCTGTTCTGCTGGTAATCTCTGTAATATTCATTGCTTTTGTAAACAGGGACTATGTCTTTTTATAACTGGGAAAGATTAAGACAGAATGGGGgtatttttcccctgttttcttTACTGCTTTTTCAAAACAACATCAAAACTCAAATTGCTTTCATTGGAATTTGGAAGTTTAGAACATAGAAACGTGATGGGTGTGAGAGCAGGAAAGGTAACAGGAGAGGTAGAAGCTCTTTCAGTGCCACATGACAGGTGCACTGTGTGCAAGGCAGTTGCCACTTAAAATGTTGCAGTTAAAGCTCAGACAGCCATTCCTGACAGAGAGAGATCTGAGCTTCCTTTGTGGGAGAATTAACTAGAAGTTGTTATTTTTAACTTGAGAGCACTGATAATGGAGAATAAAGTGCAGTGCATTAATGTACCTGAGGCTAGCTTCTCAAAAATTCCATTTGCTAGAGGATATTTAACATTCAGGAGCTATATCATCCTGAAATTGGGAGTTGGagaacaaaatggaaaatagcTGTCATTGTGGTATATTTGTAATGTGTGGTTTTGGATAGGAGGTGAAGTTTGTCAGTCATATGGAATGTTTAATCCATTCTTTAACAAATAAGTAATTGCACAGTTACTGTAACAGTGTGAGCACTCTCTTGTTTTGGACTTGCATCTTGCTGCTTCTCAGGCATGCAGGGAGGCACAGCCATGTACAGTGAGGTTTTTATTTCAGAGCAAGCAGGTTTTTAACACTTTAATACTTTTTCCTGATACtaagtaaaattatttcaagtttATGCAAAAAAAGGTCAGAAATAAAAGTTGATAAATCATAACTTAAATGTTCACTGTGTAGTGGAAAACTGGCAGCATTGCTCATCTGAAAGTGTGTTATCTCAGTGCATGGAGTCAGTGATGAGCACCTTCATGTTCCCGTGCTAGAGTTTGTTACCTACAGTTGTTAGTAAATTATTTGCAGGGCTCTGCTGTAACcctgtgcaaatgcagaaatcCAGTTGAAGAATAATGTTCCGAGAAGGGATTTTCTAGTGTGGCTCCACAAATAAATACTCTGCTGAATGCAGGAAACTGAAATGGAATGAACACTTCAAGGAATGATTTTGCAACATATACAAAACCTTCATTAGGAGAAAGGTAGATGGCAAAACA harbors:
- the SEC61A1 gene encoding protein transport protein Sec61 subunit alpha, translated to MGIKFLEVIKPFCVILPEIQKPERKIQFKEKVLWTAITLFIFLVCCQIPLFGIMSSDSADPFYWMRVILASNRGTLMELGISPIVTSGLIMQLLAGAKIIEVGDTPKDRALFNGAQKLFGMIITIGQSIVYVMTGMYGDPSEMGAGICLLITIQLFVAGLIVLLLDELLQKGYGLGSGISLFIATNICETIVWKAFSPTTVNTGRGMEFEGAIIALFHLLATRTDKVRALREAFYRQNLPNLMNLIATIFVFAIVIYFQGFRVDLPIKSARYRGQYNTYPIKLFYTSNIPIILQSALVSNLYVISQMLSARFSGNLLVSLLGTWSDTSSGGPARAYPVGGLCYYLSPPESFSSVLEDPVHAVVYIVFMLGSCAFFSKTWIEVSGSSAKDVAKQLKEQQMVMRGHRETSMVHELNRYIPTAAAFGGLCIGALSVLADFLGAIGSGTGILLAVTIIYQYFEIFVKEQSEVGSMGALLF